The Iamia sp. SCSIO 61187 genomic sequence GGACCGCAGCAGTACGTCGACGTGCTCACCGGCGACGAGTTCCTCCAGGGCCTGTGGCACAGCGTCCAGTACGTGATCTTCACCGTGCCCGCCGGGCTCATCCTCGGCACGCTGCTGGCGGTGGCGGCCCACCGGCGGCTCAAGGGCATCAAGGCCTTCCAGTTCATCTTCAGCTCCACCATCGCCAGCTCGGCGGCGGTGTCCGCCATCGTCTTCCTGGTGCTGATCAACCAGGAGATCGGCATCTACCAGGGGGGCGTGCCCGGCTTCGGCGACCAGGCGATCCTCCAGAACTCCAGCACCGCCCTGTTCGGCGTGTCGCTGTCGTCGATCTGGCAGAACCTGGGCCTGTCGTTCGTGATCGTCCTGGCCGGCCTCCAGGCCATCCCCGAGGACGTCGACGAGGCGGCCACCCTCGACGGCTACGGGCCCGTCCGCCGCTTCTTCCGGATCACCCTCCCGCTGCTCTCGCCGGTGCTGATGTTCCTGGTGGTGGTCCTGGTGATCTTCGCCCTCCAGGCCTTCGCCCCCATCGAGTTCCTCACCCAGGGCGGGCCCAACGGGTCGACCGAGACCCTGGTGTTCAAGAT encodes the following:
- a CDS encoding carbohydrate ABC transporter permease, which translates into the protein MGRVQQLLGQTDDAGRVTDTGRAKESLIALGFLAPSIVVFSVFFFYPFEQLVLRGLYRNNNAGTNLRYEGPQQYVDVLTGDEFLQGLWHSVQYVIFTVPAGLILGTLLAVAAHRRLKGIKAFQFIFSSTIASSAAVSAIVFLVLINQEIGIYQGGVPGFGDQAILQNSSTALFGVSLSSIWQNLGLSFVIVLAGLQAIPEDVDEAATLDGYGPVRRFFRITLPLLSPVLMFLVVVLVIFALQAFAPIEFLTQGGPNGSTETLVFKIFERQAPNQVGEGAVMSVGLFLVTFVVTLGQFLLLDRRVHYGS